The following proteins are encoded in a genomic region of Gimesia algae:
- a CDS encoding SpoVR family protein yields MVVTTYRPLPKELSDIQQEMEQHALDYGLDFFKTIFEVLDYEELSMFAAYGGFPVRYPHWRFGAQYDELMKGYSYGLQKIYEMVINTDPCYAYLLSANDITDQKLVIAHVYGHCDFFKNNAWFSQTNRKMLDQMANHATRMNRHIDNHGYEVVETFIDTCLSLESLIDPYSPHIRRTQKTETRAETKKRTDEESESTGGRFPAKYYMDRYINPEEVLEEEASQKRQKARELSDQMKFPKERMRDVLYFLIQYAPLEDWQRDVLTIIHDEACYFAPQGQTKIMNEGWASFWHSTIMTRHGLTDEGLINYADHHSGTMATSPNRLNPYKLGIELLKDIEERWNKGQFGPEYENCTDMYQKEHWDQDLGLGREKIFEVRRIHNDITFIDTFLTPEFCYKQKMFSFAYNDSNKTYEIQSREFQQIKQQLLNSLSNHGRPVIYVQDANYKNRGELYLEHEYLGVELKLDYAQDTLVNLHTIWKRPVNIETVVDDRPTILSYDGKKHSTNSKEKN; encoded by the coding sequence ATGGTAGTGACAACTTATCGACCTTTGCCAAAAGAGTTGAGCGATATCCAGCAGGAGATGGAACAGCATGCGCTCGATTACGGCCTGGACTTCTTTAAAACCATCTTTGAAGTCCTGGACTATGAAGAGCTGAGCATGTTCGCCGCGTATGGCGGGTTCCCGGTTCGGTATCCGCACTGGAGGTTCGGGGCACAGTATGATGAGTTGATGAAAGGTTATTCTTACGGCTTGCAGAAAATCTACGAAATGGTGATCAACACCGATCCCTGTTACGCCTATCTGCTCAGTGCGAATGATATTACCGACCAGAAACTGGTGATTGCCCACGTTTATGGTCACTGTGATTTTTTTAAGAACAATGCCTGGTTCTCGCAGACGAACCGGAAAATGCTGGATCAGATGGCCAACCATGCCACCCGCATGAATCGGCATATTGACAACCACGGCTACGAAGTGGTCGAGACGTTCATCGATACCTGTCTGTCACTCGAAAGCCTCATCGATCCGTATTCACCACACATTCGCAGAACACAGAAAACAGAAACCAGAGCAGAGACGAAGAAACGTACTGACGAAGAGAGCGAAAGTACCGGCGGACGTTTTCCGGCCAAGTATTATATGGATCGGTATATCAATCCGGAAGAAGTGCTCGAGGAAGAAGCCAGCCAGAAACGGCAGAAAGCGCGGGAACTCTCTGATCAAATGAAGTTTCCCAAAGAGCGAATGCGGGATGTTCTGTACTTTCTCATACAATATGCGCCCCTGGAAGACTGGCAGCGGGATGTACTGACTATCATCCACGATGAAGCCTGCTACTTTGCTCCCCAGGGGCAGACTAAAATTATGAACGAAGGCTGGGCCAGTTTCTGGCACTCCACCATCATGACCCGGCACGGTCTGACGGATGAAGGACTCATCAATTATGCCGACCATCACAGTGGCACGATGGCAACCAGTCCCAATCGATTGAATCCCTACAAACTGGGGATTGAACTACTCAAAGATATTGAAGAACGCTGGAATAAAGGACAGTTCGGGCCGGAATACGAGAACTGCACCGACATGTATCAGAAGGAACACTGGGATCAGGATCTCGGTTTAGGCCGCGAAAAGATCTTTGAGGTCAGAAGGATCCATAATGATATTACCTTTATCGATACCTTTCTGACCCCCGAATTCTGTTATAAGCAGAAAATGTTTTCGTTTGCCTATAACGATTCCAACAAGACTTATGAAATTCAGTCACGAGAATTTCAACAGATCAAACAGCAGCTGTTGAACAGCCTGAGCAATCATGGTCGTCCTGTGATTTACGTGCAGGATGCAAACTATAAAAATCGAGGCGAACTCTACCTGGAACATGAATACCTGGGAGTAGAGCTCAAACTGGATTATGCTCAGGACACACTGGTCAACCTGCATACCATCTGGAAACGCCCCGTGAATATCGAAACCGTCGTTGACGATCGCCCCACGATTTTGAGCTACGATGGCAAAAAACACTCCACGAATTCCAAAGAAAAAAACTAA